One Bacteroidota bacterium DNA window includes the following coding sequences:
- a CDS encoding CapA family protein: MNYYLRILLVAAVMTGLLLGHTKKTYDQNDFSKKNDESRLTLLFMGDIMQHQTQIDCAWDDSLNTYVYDYNFEYVAPIISSADIAIANFEVTLGGKPYTGYPAFSAPEQIVPAIIKAGVDIVGTANNHSCDRGKAGILRTIKLLDSLGLRHTGTFADTASRNSSYPAIINKNGIKLALLNYTYGTNGIVVPGPVYVNMIDTIQMAIDLKKAKDSIPDKTIVFIHWGDEYKSQPNAFQTGLAEFLFRNGADLVIGMHPHVIERMERMHYPDSSGREVVVCYSLGNYISNQRERYKDGGAMLQIELTKKDGKTEITQSGYYLTWVYTPLINGKKKFFIVPVSKAEQLGLLKDEASVEKMNIFAADSRSLLNTGNIGIGEYSYDIKTDSWNVK; encoded by the coding sequence ATGAACTACTATTTACGAATACTTTTGGTGGCTGCTGTCATGACCGGATTACTGTTAGGTCACACCAAAAAGACCTACGACCAGAATGATTTCAGCAAAAAGAATGATGAAAGCCGTCTTACCCTTTTGTTTATGGGCGACATCATGCAGCACCAGACTCAAATTGATTGTGCTTGGGACGATTCGCTGAATACCTATGTATATGATTATAATTTTGAGTACGTAGCGCCAATTATCAGCAGCGCCGATATTGCTATAGCAAATTTTGAAGTAACGCTGGGCGGAAAACCATATACCGGATATCCCGCATTCAGCGCACCTGAGCAAATTGTTCCGGCCATTATAAAGGCCGGTGTTGACATAGTAGGAACCGCCAATAATCATTCATGCGACAGGGGAAAGGCAGGCATTTTGCGGACAATAAAATTGCTCGACAGTTTGGGGCTCAGACATACAGGAACGTTTGCCGATACTGCCTCCCGAAATTCAAGCTATCCGGCAATCATCAATAAAAACGGTATTAAACTCGCGTTGCTGAATTACACGTATGGCACGAATGGTATTGTTGTTCCCGGACCTGTTTACGTGAACATGATTGATACTATTCAAATGGCTATTGACCTGAAGAAAGCCAAAGATTCAATACCCGATAAAACCATTGTTTTTATTCATTGGGGCGATGAATACAAATCACAGCCGAATGCTTTTCAAACGGGGCTTGCTGAATTTCTCTTCCGCAATGGTGCCGACCTTGTAATCGGCATGCATCCGCACGTAATTGAACGAATGGAGCGAATGCATTATCCCGATTCATCGGGCAGGGAAGTGGTAGTTTGCTATTCACTCGGCAATTACATTTCTAACCAGCGCGAACGCTACAAAGACGGTGGCGCTATGTTGCAGATTGAACTCACAAAAAAAGATGGCAAAACCGAGATTACCCAGTCGGGCTATTATCTTACATGGGTTTATACTCCGCTGATAAACGGAAAAAAGAAATTTTTCATTGTGCCTGTATCTAAGGCAGAGCAATTAGGTCTGCTTAAAGACGAGGCCTCTGTTGAAAAAATGAACATATTCGCTGCCGATTCACGCAGCCTTTTAAATACAGGAAATATTGGCATAGGTGAATATTCCTACGATATAAAAACAGACAGCTGGAATGTAAAATAA
- a CDS encoding choice-of-anchor L domain-containing protein, with protein MKKILLYSALFLSGALSVFSQINITNTTNYTQVLTGFVLSGVTVSNPVFTGDSAAVGTFTNGSSTNIGMSSGIILSTGRIDTIPAIGDSVQEFLSTFNNTPGDALLGTLVTGAPLYDAAVFEFDVIPNGNMMEFKYVFASEEYPEFAGSSFNDVFGFFITGQNPAGGNYADVNIALLPGSGSPVCINNVNATTNSQYYVDNQTQGGTTIAFDGFTTVLTAQAAVVAGTSYHLKLAVSDVADGIFDSGIFLKAQSLKSYILTDIEENSISAARISSNPINDNTVLYIDMINAGNANIHIFDYTGSTLYSTSQTFDAGTQQFMLGNIMSNKPTGVYFLSVETSAGRSIQKMIVL; from the coding sequence ATGAAAAAGATATTACTCTATAGCGCATTGTTCCTCAGTGGAGCATTAAGTGTATTTTCACAAATAAACATTACAAATACGACGAACTACACTCAAGTTTTAACCGGCTTTGTGCTGTCGGGTGTAACGGTGAGCAATCCGGTTTTTACAGGCGATTCTGCCGCTGTTGGGACATTCACCAACGGTAGTTCTACCAATATTGGCATGAGCAGCGGCATCATTCTGTCGACCGGACGCATCGATACAATTCCTGCAATTGGTGACTCTGTTCAGGAATTTCTGAGTACATTCAATAATACACCGGGCGACGCACTTCTTGGAACCCTTGTTACAGGTGCTCCATTGTATGATGCAGCCGTTTTTGAGTTTGACGTGATTCCTAATGGAAACATGATGGAATTCAAGTATGTGTTCGCATCCGAAGAATATCCTGAGTTTGCAGGCAGTTCGTTTAACGATGTTTTTGGCTTTTTTATTACAGGTCAAAATCCTGCAGGCGGCAATTATGCAGATGTGAACATCGCCCTGCTGCCGGGTTCCGGCTCACCGGTTTGTATCAATAATGTGAATGCAACTACTAACAGTCAGTATTACGTCGATAATCAAACACAAGGAGGAACAACCATTGCTTTCGACGGATTCACGACAGTACTTACCGCACAAGCTGCTGTGGTTGCCGGTACAAGCTATCACCTTAAACTGGCTGTTTCAGATGTCGCTGATGGCATTTTTGATTCAGGCATTTTCCTGAAAGCCCAGAGCCTGAAAAGTTATATTCTTACCGATATTGAAGAAAATTCTATCTCTGCCGCAAGAATCAGCAGCAATCCAATTAACGACAATACGGTGCTGTATATCGACATGATAAACGCAGGCAATGCCAATATCCATATTTTTGATTACACAGGCAGCACTCTGTACAGCACTTCGCAAACCTTTGATGCCGGCACACAGCAATTCATGCTTGGCAATATTATGAGCAACAAACCCACCGGCGTTTATTTTCTGTCTGTTGAAACTTCTGCAGGCCGCAGCATTCAAAAAATGATTGTGTTATAA
- a CDS encoding M14 family zinc carboxypeptidase, translating to MKKLLLFTLGLIFAGLLNAQQSESYSTSTDAIFGNEREIYFKFNCENKQQQDALGQIVAISKVKGAEVFAYAGKKQFINFLEQHIPYQVLPYPRPIHPKMFTKSSSKQIMSWDSYPTYSAYVSMMAQFAIDYPTLCDIDTILDHTTNNHRILVAHISSNVNTPANKPQFLYTSSIHGNELTGYVLLLHLADYLLSNYGTIARVTALLNNVDIWICPLANPDGTFNPSDNDISSAHRGNYSINSQTGTYFDLNRNYPDPRTGNPTTDGPIQPETQAFMNFAAQHHFNASVNFHDGSELINYPWDTWDINTNNHPHPDDAWWQRISRSYADTVHLNNGALGSSYFSDMNNGITNGGNWYIIEGGRQDYMNYFHHCREMTIELSYDQPPAGASLPDYWNAQYRSMIKFIEESENGIRGIITDSCSGQPIRAKVFVNSHDVITDSSFVYSALPVGNYHRPLINGTYSLTYSAPGYQSKTITGIVVNNGSATIRNIVLRPTSLPNADFTSDVVNTCSGIVNFTNLSSSNSSSYLWKFGDGSTSTQNNPTHIYTSDGTYTVVLIASNCIGIDSIVNTSYINVALISTTNLVNDTTCGPGTVNLSAQSTGTVRWFDAAMNGTLLNTGNSYSPAITTTTTFYAEGSVLYPQQSAGKLDNTGPSGGYNSSGDHYLVFDCLNDLILDSVTIYGNPSTTPGNKTIELRTSTGAVLQSVTVSIASGVNKVYLGFNLPVANNLRLACTSGANLFRHNTGGLGYPYTITNLISVTTCDQGTNYYYYLFNWRVHKPGCTGARVPVYGVVTPTAAAGFTSVVNNAVVDFTNTSTNATAWYWDFGDGNSSNLQNPSHTYASAGNFNVKLVAYGCNADSVTLPVTITVIGVAANESFGNLSVSPNPAKDMVYINCDGSKEKLTVELFSITGAKVYAADYSNYSGIIGIDISRFEQGIYLLKLSNSKGNAVKRIVKI from the coding sequence ATGAAGAAACTGTTACTTTTTACTCTCGGGCTGATATTCGCAGGATTGCTGAATGCACAACAATCAGAATCGTATAGTACAAGCACAGATGCTATATTCGGCAACGAACGTGAAATATATTTCAAGTTCAATTGCGAGAATAAACAGCAGCAGGATGCGCTTGGACAAATCGTTGCTATAAGCAAGGTCAAAGGTGCTGAAGTGTTTGCATATGCCGGAAAAAAACAGTTTATTAATTTCCTGGAACAGCATATTCCTTATCAGGTGCTGCCCTATCCCCGACCGATTCATCCTAAAATGTTTACCAAAAGCAGCAGTAAACAAATTATGTCGTGGGATTCCTATCCTACCTACAGTGCATACGTATCAATGATGGCGCAGTTTGCCATTGACTACCCGACACTGTGTGATATCGATACCATTCTTGACCACACGACCAATAATCACCGGATTCTTGTTGCACACATCTCGTCCAATGTTAATACGCCCGCAAATAAGCCACAATTCCTGTATACGTCAAGCATTCACGGGAACGAGCTTACGGGTTATGTGTTATTGCTTCATTTAGCTGATTACCTTCTTTCAAATTATGGAACGATTGCGCGGGTTACGGCATTGTTGAATAATGTTGACATCTGGATATGCCCGCTTGCCAATCCTGACGGCACTTTTAACCCATCGGATAATGATATTTCAAGCGCACACCGTGGTAATTACAGCATCAATTCCCAAACAGGCACTTACTTTGACTTAAACCGGAATTATCCGGACCCTCGTACAGGAAATCCGACAACTGATGGTCCGATACAGCCTGAAACACAGGCTTTCATGAATTTTGCCGCACAACATCATTTCAATGCGTCGGTTAATTTTCATGATGGCTCTGAGCTGATAAATTACCCCTGGGATACCTGGGATATCAATACCAATAATCATCCGCACCCCGATGATGCATGGTGGCAGCGGATTTCCAGAAGCTATGCCGATACCGTTCATCTGAATAACGGTGCGTTGGGCAGTAGTTATTTCTCAGACATGAATAACGGGATTACCAACGGCGGCAACTGGTATATTATTGAGGGCGGTCGTCAGGACTACATGAATTATTTCCATCACTGCCGTGAGATGACCATTGAATTGTCATACGATCAGCCGCCGGCCGGTGCGAGTCTTCCCGATTACTGGAACGCACAGTATCGTTCGATGATAAAATTCATTGAAGAATCTGAAAACGGAATTCGTGGCATAATAACCGATTCATGCAGCGGGCAGCCGATACGCGCCAAAGTATTTGTAAATTCACATGATGTAATAACCGACAGTTCATTTGTATATTCGGCACTTCCAGTTGGAAATTATCATCGCCCCTTGATTAACGGGACATACAGTCTTACGTATTCGGCTCCGGGCTATCAGTCAAAAACAATTACGGGCATTGTGGTTAACAACGGCAGTGCAACCATCAGAAATATCGTGCTGCGTCCGACAAGCCTGCCAAATGCCGATTTCACATCCGATGTTGTCAACACATGCAGCGGCATTGTAAATTTCACAAATTTATCAAGCAGCAATTCCAGTTCATACCTATGGAAATTCGGTGATGGCAGTACTTCCACACAGAATAACCCAACACATATTTACACTTCAGACGGAACGTATACCGTTGTACTCATTGCCTCAAATTGTATCGGTATTGACAGCATCGTGAATACTTCATACATAAATGTTGCGCTGATTAGTACCACAAACCTTGTAAACGACACCACCTGTGGTCCGGGCACGGTAAACCTTTCTGCCCAAAGCACAGGTACTGTAAGGTGGTTTGATGCGGCTATGAATGGCACATTACTTAATACCGGAAATTCGTATTCTCCGGCAATTACTACTACAACTACTTTTTATGCGGAAGGAAGCGTCCTGTATCCGCAGCAAAGTGCCGGAAAGCTTGATAATACAGGACCGTCAGGAGGTTATAACAGCTCAGGTGACCATTATCTTGTTTTCGATTGTCTCAACGACCTGATTCTTGATTCTGTTACAATTTACGGAAATCCGAGTACCACTCCGGGCAATAAAACCATTGAACTGCGTACTTCAACGGGAGCAGTTCTTCAATCGGTCACGGTGAGCATTGCCAGTGGTGTGAATAAAGTATATCTGGGTTTTAATCTGCCGGTAGCGAATAATCTGCGCCTGGCCTGCACAAGTGGTGCCAATCTTTTCAGACACAACACCGGCGGTCTGGGGTACCCATATACAATTACAAATTTAATCAGCGTAACAACATGCGATCAGGGTACAAATTACTATTATTATCTGTTTAACTGGAGGGTGCATAAACCGGGCTGTACGGGTGCCCGCGTACCGGTGTATGGTGTTGTGACACCCACTGCTGCAGCAGGATTTACTTCCGTTGTAAATAATGCAGTTGTTGATTTTACAAATACATCGACCAATGCTACAGCCTGGTATTGGGATTTTGGCGATGGGAATTCAAGCAATTTGCAAAACCCTTCACATACCTACGCGAGCGCTGGAAATTTCAATGTTAAATTGGTTGCGTACGGTTGCAATGCCGATTCCGTGACACTTCCGGTTACGATTACAGTGATTGGTGTTGCTGCGAATGAATCGTTCGGCAATCTGAGTGTTTCCCCCAATCCTGCAAAAGATATGGTGTACATCAATTGCGACGGCTCAAAAGAAAAACTCACGGTTGAGTTATTCAGCATCACCGGAGCAAAGGTTTATGCTGCCGATTACAGCAATTATTCGGGAATTATCGGTATAGATATTTCACGCTTTGAACAGGGAATATACCTTCTGAAACTCAGTAATAGCAAAGGTAACGCTGTGAAGCGGATAGTAAAGATTTAG